A region of Asticcacaulis excentricus DNA encodes the following proteins:
- a CDS encoding UDP-N-acetylmuramoyl-tripeptide--D-alanyl-D-alanine ligase: MTPLWTGTELLKATGGTFAGLSGDASAICATGITFDSRQVQPGDIFLALSGVRDGHDFVAQAFAQGAVCAITRKPVEGGPCLMVPDVLKALEKLGAYARDRAPALRGAVTGSVGKTSVTQMVMAALSRAGRAHSAVKSFNNYIGVPLTLARMPADTERAVFEIGMNHANEITPLSELVEPDAVIITTVGAVHTENFPDGEEGVMKAKAEIFDGLKYGGLAILNADNPWFAELNERASEMGARVQRFGEAEGADARLISHEVVDGRAQVTATLHGRDIAFTLAHTGKHQALNALSVLLMCEALKVETATTLAALSAFEALDGRGAEHQIAVAGGQVTLIDESYNANPISMVATLNALAARRLATGGRRIAVMTDMLELGPDEAERHAALAPALTAAGVDQVFVAGPLMRALWDVLPEAQRGAYAATAAELLEPLKSALRPNDIVMIKGSNGSKAGLIAKSLLI; this comes from the coding sequence ATGACACCTCTCTGGACCGGAACCGAACTGCTCAAGGCCACAGGCGGCACCTTCGCGGGCCTGAGCGGCGACGCCAGCGCTATTTGCGCCACCGGCATCACCTTCGACAGCCGTCAGGTGCAGCCGGGCGATATCTTTCTGGCCTTGTCCGGCGTGCGCGACGGGCACGACTTCGTGGCGCAGGCCTTTGCGCAGGGGGCGGTGTGTGCGATCACGCGCAAACCGGTCGAAGGCGGGCCCTGCCTGATGGTGCCGGACGTGCTTAAGGCGCTGGAAAAGCTGGGGGCCTATGCCCGCGACCGCGCTCCGGCCTTGAGAGGGGCGGTGACCGGCAGCGTCGGCAAGACCTCGGTGACGCAGATGGTCATGGCGGCCCTGAGCCGCGCCGGACGCGCCCATTCGGCGGTCAAAAGCTTCAACAACTATATCGGTGTGCCGCTGACTCTGGCGCGGATGCCGGCGGATACCGAACGGGCTGTGTTTGAAATCGGCATGAACCACGCCAATGAGATCACGCCCCTGTCCGAACTGGTCGAACCCGATGCGGTGATCATCACCACGGTGGGCGCCGTGCACACCGAAAACTTCCCCGATGGCGAAGAAGGGGTGATGAAGGCCAAGGCCGAGATTTTCGACGGCCTCAAATACGGCGGGCTGGCGATTCTCAACGCCGACAATCCCTGGTTTGCGGAACTGAACGAACGGGCCAGCGAAATGGGCGCCAGGGTGCAGCGCTTCGGCGAGGCCGAGGGCGCAGACGCACGCCTGATCAGCCATGAGGTGGTCGATGGCCGCGCTCAGGTGACCGCCACTTTGCACGGGCGCGATATCGCCTTTACCCTGGCCCATACGGGCAAGCATCAGGCGCTCAACGCCCTGTCGGTGCTGCTGATGTGCGAGGCGCTGAAGGTCGAGACGGCGACGACACTCGCCGCCCTGTCGGCCTTTGAGGCGCTGGATGGCCGCGGGGCCGAGCACCAGATCGCGGTGGCGGGTGGTCAGGTGACGCTCATCGACGAAAGCTATAACGCCAACCCGATCTCGATGGTGGCGACGCTCAACGCTCTGGCCGCGCGTCGGCTGGCGACCGGCGGGCGGCGCATCGCGGTGATGACTGACATGCTGGAGCTGGGCCCTGATGAGGCCGAACGTCACGCGGCTCTGGCCCCGGCCCTGACGGCAGCGGGCGTCGATCAGGTGTTTGTCGCGGGGCCGCTGATGCGCGCCCTGTGGGACGTCTTGCCAGAGGCGCAGCGCGGGGCCTACGCGGCCACGGCGGCGGAACTGCTGGAACCGCTGAAATCA